Proteins from a genomic interval of Symmachiella macrocystis:
- a CDS encoding AAA domain-containing protein, with translation MTSFDEFLQSRLSEGGFTTEDTLASCLPLLRQVVAAHEAGQVAPLEGLADLQVDGGRIWFAESRLQSPTHNQAALRKLSRRDASAVEIVHEARVESADDENHDRVVNLQIGKRDEEIQRPVYLQGYVSWEHLIDHHDPLTDVFSLGLILASIACGLNLNEDDEFAAFVEQRGNLFAIQSGLHPVLARAILRMTELDRHRRPQDLPALLNALENYRDQDIDFDVELARVADFGKKDIHGKQQIVLSKLQERLLDISRRNRLLHFRATMHTVNLTHASVPLSFDVEGIRPDQILVWNNDIQKRVAAGKGLSLNKHLNFHEALYLPSLLDHIRLDAQRDKNEYGFAQLRLVACFLRWSNLKETPPVEYESPLVLVPVELTKKKGVRDTFHLKSLDSVAEINPVVRHLFQQLYGIELPERIDLENSSLDDLHTFLAREIEASEPAVSLQKIDRPRIDLIHDKAQRRLDQYQRRVRLAGRSVRRFLDLDYSYDPANYHPLGLQLYNDRIRPAPTRLEVIIDESSVRRNYAAPPQSPPATEKRKTLFSLREGGEGNPYAWEFDLCSVTLGNFKYRKMSLVRDYRALLEDNPLNPSFDATFSLSPRPVDDDNTAPLELPERYHVVPCDPTQGAAIAESRTGSSYIIQGPPGTGKSQTITNLIADYVARGERVLFVCEKRAAIDVVYHRLRQKGLDRLSCLIHDSQADKKEFVMDLKRTYEEFLADPSEKAANAQRKREKILKQIKRELAPLEEVQSTMTAQPETVGTEVRELLERLIELKEQLPEFSSRARESIPDFAHLHSAREELQQVDQLLRVVQPDGVLARYPLRLINDAVLNADRPIEYVTECLPPVFDSLQEIVQVIAEAGLPATSRDTFSHALDIMRCASQAGFLARQNASSLLRKGSQAASDFAKRKRRFNKLHRKLEKQREAAGHWKQKLPAAEVSTVRQRAQLYDGDHLRFFKPGWWKLRSVLNRCYDFKSHVLSPTYVQVLEWLEGEYAAEQAVHEADAELAKEFRAEGSFTEFAGRISQFSHFVESQPEHVQTAHQFLIKAEDADTRIAMLADLAPAAERLAEQLDRFLTDYKDVSPADLLTLLNEFENALDDLPDYLECARELGSLPREIATALRANDWTVEELEAASAQCSFEDVLRKERSFAKFGGSLQARHVQQLDRLMTDWQQINARVLCDRVRARFLEHTKISTLPAAQLTPEQKPFKKEYARGRRELEHEFGKSMRYKPIRELVAGESGMVVKDLKPIWLMSPLSVSDTLPLDTEHFNVVIFDEASQILLEEAVPSLFRATQAIVVGDEMQLPPTNFFSARNSDDDEQLTFEEDGETVEYDLESNSFLNHAARNLPSRMLRWHYRSRSESLISFSNWAFYGGRLLTVPEEQLAPLGRQELIAASSEDGVANTAELLKRPVSFHFMQHGVYQGRRNRAEAEYIAELVRTLLQSAAHPTIGVVAFSEAQQGEIEAALDRLAEEDRTFREQYESELEREEDDQFTGLLVKNLENIQGDERDVIIMSVCYAPNAAGKMRMNFGPINQSGGEKRLNVAFSRAKHQMALVSSIRSAAITNDYNDGANCLKNYLQYAERSSSGDAAGAQRILQMMSLARTGNDDRQSARNAVINQLELALRAQGYEIDFAVGQSQFRCDLAIRRAGDACYRLGILVDTVDYYQQTDLLERDLMKPNLLRAFGWRIAVVLSKDWWENSANVLARLLRIAEATEEDLAQQQAHETTPEAASTDTTAGPVDGIDC, from the coding sequence ATGACGTCGTTCGATGAGTTCCTGCAGTCACGGTTGTCCGAGGGAGGCTTCACGACTGAAGATACCTTAGCGAGCTGTTTGCCTCTGCTGCGACAGGTGGTCGCCGCGCACGAAGCGGGACAGGTTGCCCCGCTGGAAGGGCTTGCTGATCTACAAGTCGATGGAGGGAGAATCTGGTTTGCAGAGTCGCGATTGCAGTCGCCAACACACAATCAGGCTGCGCTGCGCAAGCTGAGTCGTCGTGACGCATCTGCGGTTGAGATTGTCCACGAAGCTCGGGTCGAGTCCGCTGACGACGAGAATCACGACCGCGTTGTCAATTTGCAAATCGGAAAACGAGATGAAGAGATTCAGCGTCCAGTTTATCTGCAGGGATATGTGAGCTGGGAGCACCTGATTGACCATCACGATCCGCTGACCGATGTCTTCAGCCTGGGATTAATACTGGCGAGCATTGCGTGTGGGTTGAACCTGAATGAAGACGATGAGTTCGCCGCATTCGTGGAACAGCGGGGAAATCTGTTTGCCATTCAGTCTGGGCTGCATCCGGTGCTTGCACGTGCCATCCTGCGGATGACGGAACTGGACCGCCACCGCCGACCACAGGACCTCCCTGCTCTCTTGAATGCTTTGGAAAACTACCGTGACCAGGATATCGATTTTGATGTCGAGCTGGCACGTGTGGCGGACTTTGGGAAGAAGGACATCCACGGCAAACAGCAGATCGTGTTGTCCAAGCTCCAAGAGCGGCTGCTCGATATTTCTCGGCGGAATCGATTGCTGCACTTCCGGGCGACAATGCACACGGTGAATCTGACCCATGCCTCGGTTCCCTTGTCCTTCGACGTTGAGGGGATTCGGCCCGATCAGATCCTCGTTTGGAACAACGACATCCAGAAGCGTGTCGCTGCCGGGAAAGGCCTTTCGCTCAACAAACATCTGAATTTCCATGAGGCGCTCTACTTGCCCAGCCTGCTGGATCATATTCGGCTCGATGCGCAACGCGACAAGAACGAATACGGGTTTGCGCAATTGCGGCTCGTCGCCTGTTTTCTGCGATGGTCGAACCTCAAAGAAACTCCCCCCGTCGAATATGAATCACCATTGGTGCTGGTACCGGTTGAACTAACCAAGAAGAAAGGTGTGCGGGACACATTTCACCTCAAGTCGCTCGATTCTGTCGCGGAAATCAACCCGGTCGTGCGGCATTTGTTTCAGCAGTTGTACGGCATCGAACTGCCGGAGAGGATTGATCTCGAAAACTCGTCGCTGGATGACTTGCATACGTTTTTGGCTCGCGAAATCGAAGCGAGCGAACCAGCGGTCAGCCTGCAGAAGATTGACCGGCCGCGAATCGATCTCATTCATGACAAGGCGCAACGTCGACTGGACCAATATCAACGGCGCGTGCGACTCGCCGGACGGAGTGTGCGACGGTTTCTTGACCTCGATTACAGTTACGATCCGGCCAACTATCACCCCTTGGGGCTGCAACTCTATAACGACCGCATCCGTCCCGCGCCCACACGGCTGGAAGTCATCATCGATGAATCATCCGTCCGTCGGAATTACGCGGCCCCGCCTCAGTCCCCACCTGCGACAGAAAAACGCAAGACTCTGTTTTCCCTGCGCGAGGGGGGCGAGGGAAACCCGTACGCCTGGGAGTTCGATTTGTGTAGCGTGACGCTGGGCAATTTCAAGTACCGGAAGATGTCGCTTGTCCGCGACTACCGGGCACTCCTGGAAGATAACCCTCTCAATCCGTCATTCGATGCCACCTTTTCGCTCTCACCTCGCCCCGTTGACGATGACAATACGGCCCCCCTGGAATTGCCCGAACGGTATCATGTCGTTCCTTGCGACCCCACGCAAGGAGCGGCAATTGCTGAATCGCGAACCGGCAGTAGTTATATTATTCAGGGACCGCCCGGAACCGGTAAATCGCAAACCATTACCAATCTCATTGCCGATTACGTCGCGCGCGGGGAGCGTGTTTTGTTCGTTTGCGAAAAGCGGGCCGCCATCGACGTCGTCTATCATCGGCTGCGTCAAAAGGGGTTGGACCGCCTCTCCTGCTTGATCCACGACTCGCAGGCGGACAAAAAAGAATTCGTGATGGATCTCAAACGAACCTATGAGGAGTTTCTGGCCGATCCCTCAGAAAAAGCTGCGAATGCGCAACGCAAACGTGAGAAGATCTTAAAACAAATCAAACGGGAACTTGCGCCGCTTGAAGAAGTTCAATCGACAATGACCGCTCAGCCCGAAACGGTGGGGACCGAAGTCCGGGAATTGTTGGAACGGCTAATCGAACTGAAAGAACAATTGCCGGAATTCTCCTCACGCGCGCGTGAAAGCATTCCAGATTTTGCTCACTTACATTCGGCCCGCGAGGAATTGCAGCAGGTAGACCAATTGCTGAGAGTTGTTCAGCCTGACGGGGTCTTGGCGCGGTATCCGTTACGGTTGATCAACGATGCCGTTTTGAATGCCGATCGACCCATTGAGTACGTCACTGAATGTTTGCCGCCGGTGTTTGATTCGCTGCAGGAAATCGTTCAAGTAATTGCCGAAGCCGGTCTGCCGGCAACCAGTCGCGATACTTTCAGTCATGCGCTCGACATCATGCGCTGCGCATCGCAAGCCGGTTTTTTGGCCCGGCAAAACGCTTCGTCTCTCTTGAGAAAGGGGAGTCAAGCCGCCAGCGATTTTGCAAAACGAAAACGTCGATTCAACAAGCTCCATCGTAAATTAGAAAAGCAGCGCGAAGCCGCAGGGCACTGGAAGCAAAAACTACCTGCCGCCGAAGTCTCGACTGTCCGACAACGCGCCCAACTCTACGACGGCGATCATTTGCGGTTTTTCAAGCCGGGATGGTGGAAACTGCGGTCGGTGTTAAACCGTTGTTACGACTTCAAGTCGCATGTCCTATCGCCAACGTATGTGCAGGTTCTCGAATGGCTGGAAGGCGAGTATGCCGCAGAGCAAGCGGTGCATGAAGCCGATGCGGAGCTGGCAAAGGAATTCCGAGCCGAGGGTTCATTCACCGAATTCGCGGGGAGAATTTCGCAGTTCTCGCATTTCGTCGAATCACAACCGGAGCACGTGCAGACGGCACATCAATTTCTGATCAAAGCGGAGGACGCGGATACCCGCATTGCGATGCTGGCGGACCTCGCACCGGCAGCGGAACGCCTTGCCGAACAACTGGACCGCTTCCTGACTGATTACAAGGATGTATCGCCTGCTGACTTGCTCACATTATTGAACGAATTCGAGAATGCGCTGGACGATCTGCCGGACTATCTGGAATGCGCCCGCGAACTGGGGAGCTTGCCGCGGGAAATTGCCACTGCATTACGTGCGAACGACTGGACAGTAGAGGAACTGGAGGCAGCCTCTGCCCAATGCAGTTTCGAGGACGTGCTGCGGAAGGAGCGAAGTTTCGCAAAATTCGGCGGCAGTCTCCAGGCACGGCACGTCCAACAACTCGACCGACTCATGACCGATTGGCAACAGATCAACGCGCGAGTGCTCTGTGACCGAGTGCGGGCACGGTTTTTGGAGCACACCAAAATCTCGACATTGCCGGCTGCGCAGTTGACGCCTGAGCAGAAGCCTTTCAAAAAGGAGTATGCGCGCGGTCGCCGCGAATTGGAGCATGAGTTCGGGAAATCGATGCGCTACAAGCCGATTCGCGAGTTGGTAGCTGGTGAGTCGGGGATGGTGGTCAAGGATCTGAAACCAATCTGGCTAATGAGTCCCTTGAGCGTTTCCGATACGCTGCCGTTGGATACGGAACACTTCAACGTCGTCATTTTCGACGAGGCCAGTCAGATTTTGCTCGAAGAAGCCGTGCCATCGCTGTTCCGGGCAACACAGGCAATAGTTGTGGGCGATGAAATGCAGCTGCCCCCGACCAATTTCTTCTCCGCCCGTAACTCAGACGATGATGAACAATTGACGTTTGAGGAAGACGGTGAAACGGTCGAGTATGATTTAGAGAGCAACAGCTTCCTCAACCATGCGGCGCGCAACCTCCCTTCCCGCATGTTGCGCTGGCATTACCGCAGCCGGTCAGAATCGCTCATCAGCTTCTCCAATTGGGCATTTTACGGTGGCCGGCTTTTGACGGTTCCGGAAGAACAACTCGCGCCACTAGGCCGTCAGGAATTGATCGCCGCCTCATCGGAAGATGGTGTCGCCAACACCGCTGAACTATTGAAGCGGCCAGTGAGTTTTCATTTCATGCAGCACGGCGTTTATCAAGGACGCCGTAATCGAGCAGAAGCGGAATATATCGCCGAGTTGGTTCGCACATTGCTGCAATCCGCAGCGCATCCCACGATCGGAGTCGTTGCGTTTTCCGAAGCACAACAGGGAGAAATCGAAGCAGCGCTCGATCGCCTGGCTGAGGAGGACCGTACGTTTCGGGAACAATATGAATCTGAATTGGAGCGTGAAGAGGACGACCAATTCACCGGATTACTGGTAAAAAACCTGGAAAACATTCAGGGAGACGAGCGAGACGTCATCATCATGAGCGTCTGCTACGCCCCGAACGCGGCCGGTAAGATGCGGATGAACTTCGGCCCCATTAACCAATCCGGTGGGGAAAAACGGCTGAATGTGGCGTTCTCGCGGGCAAAACATCAAATGGCGCTGGTCAGTTCCATTCGTTCCGCAGCCATCACAAACGACTATAACGACGGAGCGAATTGCCTCAAAAACTATCTGCAGTACGCCGAACGGAGTTCCTCCGGTGATGCGGCGGGAGCTCAGCGCATCCTGCAGATGATGTCGCTGGCACGCACCGGCAATGACGATCGCCAGTCTGCGCGGAATGCGGTCATCAATCAACTAGAGCTTGCCTTGCGTGCGCAAGGCTATGAAATCGACTTCGCAGTGGGGCAATCACAATTCCGTTGTGACTTGGCAATTCGCCGCGCGGGAGACGCTTGCTATCGATTGGGTATCCTCGTCGATACCGTCGACTATTACCAGCAGACCGATCTGCTCGAGCGGGATCTGATGAAGCCCAATCTGCTCCGAGCTTTCGGCTGGCGAATCGCAGTCGTGTTGTCCAAAGATTGGTGGGAGAATTCCGCCAACGTGCTCGCACGACTGCTACGCATTGCCGAAGCGACTGAAGAAGATCTAGCGCAGCAGCAGGCGCACGAAACAACTCCAGAGGCTGCATCAACAGACACCACTGCGGGCCCAGTCGACGGAATTGATTGCTGA
- a CDS encoding M48 family metalloprotease → MLEIPDTLNVPTYHSEVAAYLQNEQAELWQWFAANCLAKDHTDAVRLELLKSAYRVDDQTTPRLQELAHEAAQQLGLDVPITLYHAQRSVNGLNAHLTYLPGEVHIVLHGSITEMLDDVELRALFGHELSHYIFWTGWDGKFFVADEVLAALSNDGPQGSPQSESHRLLRLYAEIFCDRGARIACGELLPTVSTLVKTETSVREVNAESYLKQAEEIAGSESSKTVERTHPECYIRTRALKLWDEQVTGAEDEIRRMIEGPAALNQLDLLAQNRINQFTRRLVDAFLSSAWLQTDKLVSHARLFFDGFEPPAESKIDEQLTADLQTPDASLRDYYCYVLLDFVTTDRELDEAPLAAALQLTERLQLDSRFGEIVHKELGIGKKQLAKLRRDAPKIVNQVAQESEAR, encoded by the coding sequence ATGCTTGAGATTCCCGACACCTTAAACGTTCCTACCTATCATAGTGAAGTCGCTGCGTACCTTCAGAATGAACAGGCTGAACTGTGGCAGTGGTTTGCTGCGAACTGTTTGGCAAAAGACCACACCGACGCTGTGAGGCTGGAATTGCTGAAATCGGCCTATCGTGTCGATGATCAGACGACGCCAAGGCTGCAAGAATTGGCGCATGAGGCTGCGCAGCAGCTCGGACTTGATGTTCCCATCACGCTGTATCACGCTCAGCGGTCCGTCAATGGATTGAACGCCCATCTGACCTATCTCCCTGGCGAAGTTCATATCGTGCTGCACGGATCGATAACCGAAATGCTCGACGATGTCGAGTTGCGTGCCCTCTTCGGTCACGAACTTTCGCACTACATTTTCTGGACGGGATGGGATGGCAAGTTCTTCGTTGCCGACGAGGTTCTCGCCGCTTTGAGCAACGATGGTCCACAAGGTTCGCCACAGTCGGAAAGTCATCGACTGCTTCGGCTCTACGCCGAAATTTTTTGTGATCGCGGAGCGCGGATCGCGTGTGGCGAACTGCTGCCGACGGTCAGTACGTTGGTAAAAACCGAAACCAGCGTGCGAGAGGTCAATGCGGAAAGCTATCTGAAGCAAGCCGAAGAAATTGCCGGCAGCGAATCTTCAAAAACCGTGGAGAGGACGCATCCAGAATGTTACATCCGCACAAGAGCGCTCAAATTGTGGGACGAGCAAGTGACGGGTGCTGAAGATGAGATCCGCCGCATGATCGAAGGACCAGCCGCACTCAACCAGCTCGACTTGCTCGCGCAAAATCGCATCAACCAATTCACGCGGCGACTGGTCGATGCGTTTCTTTCGAGCGCATGGTTACAGACAGATAAACTAGTGAGCCATGCGCGGCTGTTTTTCGACGGTTTTGAACCACCAGCGGAATCGAAAATTGATGAGCAACTGACCGCGGATCTCCAGACCCCCGATGCGTCACTGCGAGACTACTATTGCTACGTGCTGCTCGATTTCGTCACCACCGACCGCGAACTCGATGAAGCCCCGCTGGCGGCAGCCCTTCAATTGACTGAACGACTACAATTGGACAGCCGCTTTGGGGAGATCGTGCATAAGGAATTAGGAATTGGCAAAAAACAACTGGCCAAACTCCGCCGCGATGCCCCAAAAATAGTAAACCAGGTAGCACAGGAGAGCGAGGCGAGATGA
- a CDS encoding sulfatase, whose amino-acid sequence MIYRLMLRCALRMSASALLLLLGVNILHAAEKPNVLFIAVDDLNDWTGALGGYPGIKTPNLDRLAGRGVLFTRAYCSAPACNPSRASLLTGIRPSTSGVYRNSQPWRRALPDAVTLPQQFQAGGYRVWGGGKIYHGRFPDRPSWHEYFKRPQDPHPEKRPANGIAKTGHFDWGPVQVADAEMSDAVVTSWGIDFLKQKQTQPFFLAVGLFRPHLPWYAPQKYFDQYPLDSIRLPKVLDNDLDDVPRVGKRFARLRDHRNVTRTDNWEKAVQAYLASITFTDAQVGRLLNALDASGHAENTIIVLWSDHGWHLGEKHHWRKFALWEEATRVTMMITAPGVTQPGGRCERTVSLLDIYPTLCDLCGLDQPEVLEGDSLQPLLKNPSADWTQPAVTTHGRNNHAARSERWRYIRYEDGSEELYDHDADPLEWKNLAADEQNANVKAELAKSFPTVNVKGIPEGRDNKRRKMNNKQ is encoded by the coding sequence ATGATATATCGATTGATGCTGCGGTGCGCGTTGAGAATGTCGGCAAGCGCCCTATTATTGTTGCTGGGCGTCAACATATTGCACGCCGCTGAAAAACCGAATGTGTTGTTTATTGCTGTTGATGATCTCAATGACTGGACCGGCGCGCTCGGCGGTTATCCGGGAATTAAAACACCGAATCTTGATCGGCTGGCGGGTCGCGGTGTGTTGTTCACGCGGGCCTATTGCTCAGCTCCGGCTTGCAATCCCTCGCGGGCCAGTTTGCTGACCGGCATCCGCCCCTCGACCTCAGGGGTGTACCGTAATTCGCAACCGTGGCGCCGCGCGCTGCCCGATGCGGTGACATTACCACAACAGTTTCAAGCTGGCGGCTATCGTGTCTGGGGGGGCGGAAAGATCTATCACGGCCGATTTCCTGACCGGCCGTCGTGGCACGAATACTTCAAGCGGCCGCAGGATCCGCATCCGGAAAAACGCCCCGCAAACGGTATCGCTAAAACAGGCCATTTCGATTGGGGGCCGGTGCAGGTTGCCGATGCAGAGATGTCCGATGCGGTCGTTACCTCCTGGGGCATCGATTTCCTCAAACAGAAACAAACACAACCCTTTTTCCTGGCGGTCGGTTTGTTTCGACCCCACTTGCCGTGGTATGCCCCGCAGAAGTATTTCGATCAATACCCGCTCGATTCAATCCGTTTGCCAAAGGTGCTGGACAATGATCTGGATGACGTGCCGAGGGTCGGCAAGAGATTTGCCAGGTTGCGCGATCATCGCAATGTAACCCGCACCGACAATTGGGAAAAAGCCGTGCAGGCCTATTTGGCGAGTATCACGTTCACCGATGCGCAGGTCGGGCGGTTGCTGAATGCACTCGATGCCAGTGGACACGCTGAGAACACGATCATCGTCCTGTGGAGCGATCACGGTTGGCATTTGGGGGAAAAGCATCACTGGCGCAAATTCGCCCTATGGGAAGAAGCGACCCGCGTAACTATGATGATCACCGCACCGGGCGTGACGCAGCCAGGTGGTCGCTGCGAACGGACCGTGAGTTTGCTCGACATCTATCCCACATTATGCGATCTGTGCGGCTTGGATCAGCCGGAGGTCCTCGAAGGGGACAGTCTGCAACCGTTACTCAAAAACCCGAGCGCAGATTGGACGCAGCCCGCTGTCACTACACACGGCCGCAACAATCACGCCGCCCGTAGCGAACGTTGGCGGTATATCCGCTATGAGGATGGTAGCGAAGAACTGTACGACCACGATGCTGACCCGCTGGAATGGAAAAACCTCGCCGCCGATGAGCAGAACGCCAACGTCAAAGCCGAATTGGCGAAGTCGTTCCCGACAGTGAATGTAAAGGGCATCCCGGAAGGCCGCGACAACAAGCGCAGAAAAATGAACAACAAACAATGA